A window of the Arachis duranensis cultivar V14167 chromosome 5, aradu.V14167.gnm2.J7QH, whole genome shotgun sequence genome harbors these coding sequences:
- the LOC107487632 gene encoding phytosulfokines 3, with protein MASKMSTGLFFTVLFLCYTLTYSSRREPEATVVLPHHHHEDDVEVEEDKCEGLSVGAEECLMRRTLTAHLDYIYTQKHHNRP; from the exons ATGGCGAGCAAGATGAGCACAGGGTTGTTCTTCACGGTTCTGTTCCTCTGCTACACCCTCACCTACTCCTCACGCAGGGAACCTGAGGCTACAGTAGTATTACCGCACCATCATCATGAG GATGATGTTGAGGTAGAAGAGGACAAGTGTGAAGGCCTTAGTGTTGGTGCAGAGGAATGCTTGATGAGAAGAACACTCACCGCACATCTCGACTATATCTATACCCAGAAACATCATAACCGCCCTTGA
- the LOC107487636 gene encoding protein PHLOEM PROTEIN 2-LIKE A10, which produces MELQVLEKGFDYARKRKKWVFILGAVGFASYGAYRLYHAPIVARKRMRVSKLLGALISVAEAVSESAETVGVVSGDLKDFLQSDSNELPNSLKQISKIARSQHFADSIATATRSVTEGVLRGYGTVNPSNADQTGSASLLADRVLNKMLTPSGSGFVSVVVGSFARNLVLGFYSGGTGLNSRNENGVSGADGSSSNGVQVPNWVNVVCDEKCAELIGNCVQIFVSTAVAVYLDKTMHINTYDDFFSGLTNPNHETKVKNMLVTVCNNAMETLIKTSHQVLRNPNPSFREDTSVTPSRIEALGVETSFVESKPESDSDDENENESSWISRVSSTLAVPSNRKLVLDVTGTVTFETVRSVMEFLLQTFVESIRTCVDVVREAMLEIVRYAASKSSVIVTTCLSLCLHIIQPVALGL; this is translated from the coding sequence ATGGAACTGCAAGTGTTGGAGAAGGGTTTTGATTATGCCcgtaagaggaagaagtgggTTTTCATCCTGGGTGCCGTCGGCTTCGCCAGTTACGGCGCTTACAGGCTTTATCACGCGCCCATCGTAGCGCGTAAGAGGATGAGAGTCTCCAAGCTTCTTGGTGCGCTGATTTCCGTTGCGGAAGCCGTTTCCGAATCGGCAGAAACCGTTGGAGTCGTCTCTGGAGACCTCAAGGACTTCTTGCAATCCGATTCCAACGAACTTCCCAACAGCTTGAAGCAGATTTCCAAAATAGCACGCTCTCAGCACTTTGCAGATTCAATCGCCACCGCCACACGCTCTGTCACCGAGGGAGTTTTGCGAGGCTATGGAACCGTAAACCCCTCCAACGCTGACCAAACTGGTTCTGCTTCGCTTCTTGCTGATCGGGTGCTCAACAAAATGTTAACGCCATCAGGGTCGGGTTTTGTCTCTGTGGTTGTTGGAAGCTTTGCTAGGAACCTCGTACTTGGTTTCTATTCAGGTGGTACAGGGTTGAATTCCAGAAATGAAAATGGTGTTTCAGGTGCTGATGGATCATCCTCTAATGGTGTCCAAGTTCCGAATTGGGTCAATGTGGTTTGTGATGAAAAGTGTGCGGAGCTCATTGGAAATTGCGTTCAGATTTTTGTGAGTACAGCTGTTGCTGTTTATCTTGACAAGACCATGCATATCAACACCTATGATGATTTTTTCTCTGGGTTAACGAACCCAAACCATGAGACTAAAGTGAAGAACATGCTGGTGACTGTTTGTAATAATGCCATGGAGACTCTGATTAAAACATCACACCAGGTGTTGAGAAACCCAAATCCCAGTTTCAGAGAAGATACAAGTGTTACTCCTTCAAGAATTGAGGCATTAGGTGTAGAGACATCATTTGTTGAATCCAAACCGGAGAGTGATTCTGATGATGAGAATGAGAATGAGAGTAGCTGGATCAGCAGGGTCTCATCCACTTTGGCAGTTCCAAGCAATAGGAAGCTTGTTCTTGATGTCACCGGGACGGTGACATTTGAGACTGTTAGATCGGTGATGGAGTTTCTGTTACAGACATTTGTTGAATCCATCAGAACATGTGTTGATGTTGTTCGCGAGGCAATGCTTGAGATTGTAAGATATGCTGCATCCAAATCCTCCGTTATTGTGACAACATGTCTCTCGTTGTGCTTGCACATAATACAACCGGTGGCACTTGGCCTTTGA
- the LOC107487637 gene encoding ACT domain-containing protein ACR1 isoform X1, with product MDIFYHPHMDREIESLIERIHPPRVCIDNDSCRECTVVKVDSANKHGILLEMVQVLTDLDLIISRSYISSDGGWFMDVFHVTDQAGKKLTDETLMLHIQQKLCTTRRKGNISSDEDDETTSEPYGCDGPHSLQNTALEMTGLDRPGLLSEIAAVLAELGCTVTSGMAWTHNDRAACIIYVEDALKAGPIKDPIRLGHVQEQLQNVVEAHGDIGERKSVRLRNLAAGRTHTERRLHQLMYADRDYESCRACHGESSGEHKKGCDGTHVSVSRCKDKGYWVVNVRSRDRPKLLFDTVCVLTDLHYVVFHAAIRSKSSMAEQEYFIKHAVAGACLDEESERQKLILCLIAAIERRVSHVRLIPPTIKGLRVDIRTKNRTGLLSNVTRVFRENGLSVSRVEIGTQGDNAVGSFFVTDCSGQQVNPNIAELVRQECGGTVFTDHKSPYRVPKSSSSSLLAMDETTNNLVAKPIVSIGNMLWSQIERLSGSFGSIRS from the exons ATGGATATATTTTACCATCCACACATGGATCGGGAAATTGAATCGCTCATTGAGAGAATACATCCTCCCAG GGTCTGCATAGACAACGATTCTTGCCGAGAATGCACCGTAGTGAAG GTCGATAGTGCAAACAAGCACGGGATATTATTGGAGATGGTCCAGGTGTTGACAGATCTTGATCTTATTATTTCTAGATCATACATTTCCTCTGATGGTGGATGGTTTATGGATG TGTTCCACGTGACCGATCAAGCTGGCAAGAAGCTCACGGACGAAACCCTCATGCTCCACATTCAGCAG AAACTATGTACCACTAGAAGAAAAGGAAATATCTCgagtgatgaagatgatgaaacTACGTCAGAACCATATGGTTGCGATGGGCCCCACTCACTCCAAAACACGGCCCTGGAGATGACTGGGCTGGACCGGCCCGGCCTACTATCTGAAATAGCTGCGGTGCTAGCGGAGTTGGGCTGTACGGTGACCTCGGGAATGGCCTGGACCCACAACGACAGAGCGGCCTGCATCATCTACGTAGAAGACGCTCTAAAAGCAGGGCCCATCAAGGACCCAATACGGCTAGGCCACGTTCAAGAGCAGCTTCAGAACGTGGTGGAGGCCCACGGCGATATCGGAGAGAGGAAAAGCGTGAGGCTGAGAAACTTGGCGGCGGGGCGCACCCACACAGAACGGCGGCTCCACCAGCTGATGTACGCGGACAGGGACTATGAGAGCTGCCGTGCGTGTCACGGGGAGAGTAGCGGGGAGCACAAGAAGGGGTGTGATGGGACCCACGTGTCCGTTAGTAGATGCAAGGACAAAGGGTACTGGGTGGTCAACGTGCGGAGCAGGGACCGTCCTAAACTACTCTTTGATACCGTCTGCGTCTTAACTGACTTGCACTATGTGGTGTTCCACGCCGCCATCAGGTCCAAGAGTTCCATGGCCGAGCAGGAGTACTTTATAAAGCACGCCGTCGCTGGTGCTTGTCTGGACGAAGAATCCGAGAGACAAAAGCTCATCTTATGCTTAATCGCTGCCATAGAACGCAGAGTCTCCCATGTACGTCTCATTCCACCCACCATTaag GGATTAAGGGTAGATATTCGCACCAAGAATAGGACGGGTCTACTGTCGAACGTGACAAGGGTGTTCCGTGAGAATGGACTATCGGTATCAAGGGTTGAGATTGGAACACAAGGGGACAATGCGGTGGGATCATTCTTTGTGACGGACTGTTCTGGTCAACAGGTGAACCCTAATATAGCGGAGTTGGTGAGACAAGAGTGTGGCGGAACCGTATTTACTGATCACAAGTCGCCTTATAGGGTTCCTAaatcatcctcctcctccttgttGGCTATGGACGAAACCACCAACAATTTGGTGGCCAAGCCAATAGTTTCTATTGGGAACATGCTATGGTCTCAGATAGAACGCCTTTCAGGTAGTTTTGGCTCCATTAGATCCTGA
- the LOC107487637 gene encoding ACT domain-containing protein ACR1 isoform X2 has product MDIFYHPHMDREIESLIERIHPPRVCIDNDSCRECTVVKVDSANKHGILLEMVQVLTDLDLIISRSYISSDGGWFMDVFHVTDQAGKKLTDETLMLHIQQKLCTTRRKGNISSDEDDETTSEPYGCDGPHSLQNTALEMTGLDRPGLLSEIAAVLAELGCTVTSGMAWTHNDRAACIIYVEDALKAGPIKDPIRLGHVQEQLQNVVEAHGDIGERKSVRLRNLAAGRTHTERRLHQLMYADRDYESCRACHGESSGEHKKGCDGTHVSVSRCKDKGYWVVNVRSRDRPKLLFDTVCVLTDLHYVVFHAAIRSKSSMAEQEYFIKHAVAGACLDEESERQKLILCLIAAIERRVSHGLRVDIRTKNRTGLLSNVTRVFRENGLSVSRVEIGTQGDNAVGSFFVTDCSGQQVNPNIAELVRQECGGTVFTDHKSPYRVPKSSSSSLLAMDETTNNLVAKPIVSIGNMLWSQIERLSGSFGSIRS; this is encoded by the exons ATGGATATATTTTACCATCCACACATGGATCGGGAAATTGAATCGCTCATTGAGAGAATACATCCTCCCAG GGTCTGCATAGACAACGATTCTTGCCGAGAATGCACCGTAGTGAAG GTCGATAGTGCAAACAAGCACGGGATATTATTGGAGATGGTCCAGGTGTTGACAGATCTTGATCTTATTATTTCTAGATCATACATTTCCTCTGATGGTGGATGGTTTATGGATG TGTTCCACGTGACCGATCAAGCTGGCAAGAAGCTCACGGACGAAACCCTCATGCTCCACATTCAGCAG AAACTATGTACCACTAGAAGAAAAGGAAATATCTCgagtgatgaagatgatgaaacTACGTCAGAACCATATGGTTGCGATGGGCCCCACTCACTCCAAAACACGGCCCTGGAGATGACTGGGCTGGACCGGCCCGGCCTACTATCTGAAATAGCTGCGGTGCTAGCGGAGTTGGGCTGTACGGTGACCTCGGGAATGGCCTGGACCCACAACGACAGAGCGGCCTGCATCATCTACGTAGAAGACGCTCTAAAAGCAGGGCCCATCAAGGACCCAATACGGCTAGGCCACGTTCAAGAGCAGCTTCAGAACGTGGTGGAGGCCCACGGCGATATCGGAGAGAGGAAAAGCGTGAGGCTGAGAAACTTGGCGGCGGGGCGCACCCACACAGAACGGCGGCTCCACCAGCTGATGTACGCGGACAGGGACTATGAGAGCTGCCGTGCGTGTCACGGGGAGAGTAGCGGGGAGCACAAGAAGGGGTGTGATGGGACCCACGTGTCCGTTAGTAGATGCAAGGACAAAGGGTACTGGGTGGTCAACGTGCGGAGCAGGGACCGTCCTAAACTACTCTTTGATACCGTCTGCGTCTTAACTGACTTGCACTATGTGGTGTTCCACGCCGCCATCAGGTCCAAGAGTTCCATGGCCGAGCAGGAGTACTTTATAAAGCACGCCGTCGCTGGTGCTTGTCTGGACGAAGAATCCGAGAGACAAAAGCTCATCTTATGCTTAATCGCTGCCATAGAACGCAGAGTCTCCCAT GGATTAAGGGTAGATATTCGCACCAAGAATAGGACGGGTCTACTGTCGAACGTGACAAGGGTGTTCCGTGAGAATGGACTATCGGTATCAAGGGTTGAGATTGGAACACAAGGGGACAATGCGGTGGGATCATTCTTTGTGACGGACTGTTCTGGTCAACAGGTGAACCCTAATATAGCGGAGTTGGTGAGACAAGAGTGTGGCGGAACCGTATTTACTGATCACAAGTCGCCTTATAGGGTTCCTAaatcatcctcctcctccttgttGGCTATGGACGAAACCACCAACAATTTGGTGGCCAAGCCAATAGTTTCTATTGGGAACATGCTATGGTCTCAGATAGAACGCCTTTCAGGTAGTTTTGGCTCCATTAGATCCTGA